Proteins from one Cryptomeria japonica chromosome 4, Sugi_1.0, whole genome shotgun sequence genomic window:
- the LOC131061952 gene encoding UDP-glycosyltransferase 86A1 yields MAAHALVVPYPGRGHLNPMMHLALKLASHGISVTFVLTESWHKIITQADEDPLNHTSNLQAALIPDCVVGESQRGENFIEFFHSLSNMEAHVAHLLTNLNSSEKPVTCIVADIFLKWTVPFAKRHALLSVSMCPMSVTSFSISYHLCLGLEGWKDYIARSPPQPTYSPLRNEITECLANVSTTDWIVVNSFYALDCKAVEIQRHKTPVYCVGPLNMGSSSKLQTHCIEWLDCKPARSVIYVSFGSFMTVERSQVREIADGLMKSGCYFLWALRPDKEAGHVSEMLPTGFLEECKGRGVIAPWFRQAEVLKHPAVGGFLSHCGWNAVMESVSAGIPMLGFPLAADQFYYCRFMVEELKFGLGLKNAEDGKRIIRAEEVEIKVRMLMEGDEGLRARQAAMRFRDLAEKEVSKGGGSATNLEVLVNSLKVI; encoded by the exons atgGCGGCTCATGCGTTAGTTGTTCCATATCCCGGACGAGGTCATCTGAATCCCATGATGCACCTTGCTTTAAAGCTTGCCTCCCATGGAATCTCCGTTACATTTGTGCTGACAGAGTCCTGGCACAAAATCATTACACAGGCCGATGAGGATCCTTTAAACCATACTTCAAACCTCCAGGCCGCTCTCATTCCAGACTGTGTAGTAGGGGAGTCTCAAAGGGGGGAAAACTTCATCGAATTTTTTCACTCCCTTTCAAACATGGAAGCTCATGTGGCTCACCTCCTAACCAATCTGAATAGCTCAGAAAAACCTGTGACATGCATTGTCGCCGATATATTCCTCAAGTGGACTGTCCCTTTTGCTAAAAGACATGCTCTGCTCTCTGTTTCGATGTGTCCAATGTCTGTCACAAGTTTTTCCATCTCTTATCATTTATGCTTAG GGTTGGAAGGATGGAAGGATTATATTGCCAGATCGCCTCCACAACCAACATATTCTCCATTACGCAATGAAATTACAGAGTGTTTGGCCAATGTGAGTACAACCGATTGGATTGTGGTGAATTCCTTCTACGCCTTGGATTGCAAAGCAGTGGAGATACAGCGCCACAAAACCCCCGTTTACTGTGTGGGTCCCTTGAAcatgggttcctcttcaaagctTCAGACTCACTGTATTGAATGGCTGGATTGCAAACCAGCGCGGTCGGTTATCTATGTTTCCTTCGGTAGCTTCATGACTGTGGAAAGATCTCAGGTAAGGGAAATAGCAGACGGTCTCATGAAGAGCGGGTGCTATTTTCTGTGGGCGCTTCGTCCAGATAAAGAGGCGGGTCATGTCTCAGAGATGTTGCCGACTGGATTTTTGGAGGAATGTAAAGGGCGGGGGGTAATTGCGCCCTGGTTTAGGCAGGCGGAGGTTCTGAAACACCCTGCCGTAGGAGGGTTTTTGAGCCACTGCGGGTGGAATGCGGTCATGGAAAGTGTCTCGGCGGGTATTCCCATGTTGGGATTTCCTCTTGCAGCGGACCAGTTTTACTATTGCAGATTCATGGTGGAGGAATTGAAGTTTGGGTTAGGGCTGAAAAATGCAGAGGATGGAAAAAGGATTATAAGAGCTGAAGAAGTAGAGATAAAGGTGAGAATGTTGATGGAAGGGGATGAGGGTTTGAGAGCAAGACAAGCAGCAATGAGATTTAGGGATTTGGCCGAGAAGGAAGTGAGCAAAGGAGGAGGGTCTGCAACTAATTTGGAAGTGCTAGTGAATAGTCTGAAAGTAATTTGA
- the LOC131061955 gene encoding UDP-glycosyltransferase 86A1-like, with the protein MAAHAVVVPYPGRGHVNLMMQFALKFASHGIPITFVVTKSWHKILTQADQNPFIHAPNLQVAVIPDCVVGESERWANMEAFFQSLSNMEAHMAQLLTNLSLSETPATCIVADVFSQVGRSFCQNTGSPISFAVSNVCHKFFCLLSFRLGASRVEGFYCPVPSATTDGPSSRFYASFSSG; encoded by the exons ATGGCAGCTCATGCAGTAGTTGTTCCATATCCCGGGCGAGGCCATGTAAATCTAATGATGCAGTTCGCCTTAAAGTTTGCCTCTCATGGAATCCCCATCACATTTGTGGTGACAAAATCATGGCACAAAATCCTTACCCAGGCGGACCAGAATCCTTTCATCCATGCACCAAACCTCCAGGTCGCCGTCATACCAGACTGCGTGGTGGGGGAGTCGGAAAGGTGGGCTAACATGGAAGCCTTTTTTCAGTCGCTGTCAAACATGGAAGCTCATATGGCTCAACTCCTAACAAATCTTAGTCTCTCCGAAACACCCGCAACATGTATTGTCGCCGATGTATTTTCTCAAGTGGGTCGTTCCTTTTGCCAAAACACAGGCTCTCCAATCAGTTTCGCTGTGTCCAATGTCTGTCACAAGTTTTTCTGTCTTTTATCATTTAGACTTGG GGCTTCAAGGGTGGAAGGATTTTATTGCCCGGTCCCCTCCGCTACAACCGACGGACCTTCAAGCCGATTTTATGCCTCCTTCTCCTCTGGGTAA
- the LOC131875029 gene encoding UDP-glycosyltransferase 1-like codes for MTVERSRVREIADGLMKSGCCFLWALRPDKEADHVSEMLPIGFLEECKGRWVIAPWFRQAEALKHPTVGGFLSHCGWNAVMESASAGVPMLGFPLVADQVSNCRFMVKEWKFGLGLKNTKDGNRIISAEEIESKVKMLMEGEGVRVRRAAERFWDVAEEEVSKGGRLQLIWKCW; via the coding sequence ATGACCGTGGAAAGATCTAGGGTAAGGGAAATAGCAGACGGTCTCATGAAGAGCGGGTGCTGTTTTCTGTGGGCGCTTCGTCCAGATAAAGAGGCGGATCATGTCTCGGAGATGTTGCCGATTGGATTTTTGGAGGAATGTAAAGGGCGGTGGGTAATTGCGCCCTGGTTTAGGCAGGCGGAGGCTCTGAAACATCCTACCGTGGGAGGGTTTTTGAGCCACTGCGGGTGGAATGCCGTCATGGAAAGTGCCTCAGCGGGTGTTCCCATGTTGGGATTTCCTCTTGTAGCGGACCAGGTTTCCAATTGCAGATTCATGGTAAAGGAATGGAAGTTTGGGTTAGGcctgaaaaatacaaaggatggGAATAGGATTATAAGCGCTGAGGAAATAGAGAGCAAGGTGAAAATGTTGATGGAAGGGGAGGGTGTGAGAGTAAGAAGAGCAGCAGAGAGATTTTGGGATGTGGCGGAGGAGGAAGTGAGTAAAGGAGGACGTCTGCAACTAATTTGGAAGTGCTGGTGA